The following proteins come from a genomic window of Sorghum bicolor cultivar BTx623 chromosome 3, Sorghum_bicolor_NCBIv3, whole genome shotgun sequence:
- the LOC8085418 gene encoding uncharacterized protein LOC8085418, producing MANKKNTGAKKGECSPPSNSKPNLIRAQNRACQKKLEGHRTATRPQKRTNPRLSPSSPSPASARPSPPMWLPWVKTRPSSASPSSATSTSSSSTALIAAASPRLSFSSPSLKDLQALLLSDAATPSPPPAAPCSPSSSVRVFHRVRVAASALRALRTLQAPPSAADGGGGGGASEADRRVVLYFTSLHVVRSTYEDCRAVRAILRGLRVAVDERDLAMDPRYLQELAALLPRLASPRRVTLPQVFVGGRHLGGADEVRRLHEAGELRRVVAGAVAASSLAVCGRCGGERYVLCGSCNGSHKRYSVKGGGGFRTCAGCNENGLVRCPDCSPPDV from the coding sequence AtggcaaataaaaaaaatacagggGCTAAAAAGGGAGAATGCTCTCCCCCTTCAAATTCCAAACCTAACCTGATCCGAGCGCAAAACAGAGCGTGCCAAAAAAAACTCGAGGGCCACAGAACAGCAACCCGCCCGCAAAAACGAACAAATCCCCGCCTCTCCCCCTCGTCCCCATCTCCGGCCTCCGCTCGCCCATCTCCTCCCATGTGGTTGCCCTGGGTGAAGACGCGCCCTTCAtccgcctccccctcctccgccacctccacctcttcctcctccaccGCGCTCATCGCCGCCGCCTCACCGCGCCTGTCCTTCTCCTCGCCCTCACTCAAGGACCTCCAGGCGCTGCTCCTGTCCGACGCCGCCACGCCCTccccgccgcccgccgcgcccTGCTCCCCGTCCTCCTCCGTCCGCGTCTTCCACCGGGTCCGCGTCGCCGCCTCGGCCCTCCGCGCGCTCCGCACCCTCCAGgcgccgccgtccgccgccgacggcggcggcggcggcggcgcctccgAGGCCGACCGccgcgtagtgctctacttcaccTCGCTCCACGTGGTCCGCAGCACGTACGAGGACTGCCGCGCCGTGCGCGCCATCCTGCGCGGGCTCCGCGTCGCCGTCGACGAGCGCGACCTCGCCATGGACCCGCGCTACCTCCAGGAGCTGGCGGCGCTGCTCCCGCGCCTCGCGTCCCCGCGGCGCGTCACGCTGCCCCAGGTCTTCGTCGGGGGCCGCCACCTCGGCGGCGCCGACGAGGTCCggcgcctccacgaggccggcgagctccgccgcgtcgtGGCCGGCGCCGTCGCCGCCTCCTCCCTCGCCGTCTGCGGCCGGTGCGGCGGCGAGCGGTACGTGCTCTGCGGCAGCTGCAATGGCAGCCACAAGCGGTACAGCGTcaagggcggcggcggcttccgCACCTGCGCCGGCTGTAACGAGAACGGCCTCGTCCGATGCCCCGACTGCTCGCCGCCGGACGTCTGA
- the LOC8085419 gene encoding sorting and assembly machinery component 50 homolog, giving the protein MVIAADSAADQDPNPVPDEAAGESVEAPAYPDHGEPNADAADVEYEDEEEELDGEAAEAAAREKVEAVFRRLSEAPVGIRVHEVIIKGNTKTRDALIEAEVVGLIRSAATVQDLVRTASIANARLRRLDVFDSVHVLLDAGPPELPGTTNVVIEVVEAANPIHGSVGCFSKPEARSWTVEGSVRWKNIFGYGDIWDASGAYGWDQSSEIGIGVSLPRFRSITTPLTARASLLSHDWLKFSSYKERLLGLSFGLFSDVHHDLSYSLTWRTLTDPSQEASKSIRRQLGHNLLSALRYTYTIDQRDSHLRPTKGYAFVSTSQVGGLWGSKGLRFFRQEFDIRGAVPLGFYNAALNAGISAGVLLPLGRGFMESPSSVPDRFFMGGHSSPVISLGSLTSLLGFKTRGVGPTELRRFVPSESVTDESAASPGWDYLGGDFAVSAFADLSFNLPLKLFQDAGIHGHAFLTAGNLAKLSEGEFRNFSFSKFGRTFRSSAGVGIILPTKLLRVEINYCYILKQFEHDRGKTGIQFSFSSPTPM; this is encoded by the exons ATGGTGATCGCGGCGGATTCTGCCGCCGATCAGGACCCAAACCCTGTACCCGACGAGGCCGCGGGCGAATCCGTCGAGGCACCCGCGTACCCTGACCACGGGGAACCCAATGCGGATGCTGCTGACGTGGAGTATGAGGATGAAGAGGAGGAGCTGGACGGGGAGGCGGCGGAAGCAGCGGCGAGAGAGAAGGTGGAGGCGGTGTTCCGGCGGCTGTCGGAAGCCCCCGTTGGCATCCGCGTCCATGAAGTTATCATCAAGGGCAACACCAAGACCCGCGACGCGCTCATCGAGGCGGAGGTCGTGGGGCTCATCCGCTCCGCCGCCACCGTGCAGGACCTGGTGCGCACCGCCAGCATCGCCAACGCGCGGCTCAGGCGCCTCGACGTGTTCGACTCCGTCCACGTCCTCCTGGATGCTGGCCCTCCCGAGCTGCCCGGCACCACTAACGTCGTAATTGAAGTCGTCGAGGCCGCTAACCCCATCCATGGAAGCGTCGGCTGCTTCTCCAAGCCTGAG GCAAGGTCATGGACAGTTGAAGGATCAGTCAGATGGAAGAACATATTTGGTTATGGTGACATCTGGGATGCTTCCGGAGCATATGGGTGGGACCAGTCATCAGAGATAGGCATTGGAGTATCCTTGCCAAGATTTAGATCGATAACAACCCCCTTGACTGCTCGGGCATCACTGTTGTCTCATGACTGGCTGAAATTCTCATCATACAAGGAACGTTTGCTTGGCCTTTCCTTTGGTTTGTTTTCAGACGTGCACCATGATTTATCTTACAGTCTGACTTGGCGTACCTTGACTGATCCTTCACAAGAGGCATCAAAATCAATAAGAAGACAATTAGGACATAACCTTCTTTCTGCATTAAGATATACATATACAATAGATCAAAGGGATTCCCATCTCAGGCCAACCAAAGGATATGCATTTGTCTCAACTTCACAAGTTGGTGGTCTATGGGGCAGCAAAGGATTGAGATTCTTCCGCCAG GAGTTCGATATTCGTGGGGCTGTTCCATTGGGCTTTTACAATGCTGCCCTAAATGCTGGCATCTCAGCAGGGGTGCTTTTACCATTGGGGAGGGGGTTTATGGAATCACCTTCATCTGTACCTGATAGATTTTTCATGGGAGGGCATTCTTCTCCAGTAATCAGTCTTGGTAGTTTAACTTCTCTACTGGGTTTCAAAACAAGAGGAGTTGGGCCAACAGAGCTACGGAGATTTGTCCCAAGTGAATCTGTTACAGATGAATCTGCAGCCTCTCCAGGATGGGATTATTTGGGAGGTGATTTTGCAGTCTCTGCATTTGCTGATCTATCCTTTAATTTGCCCTTAAAGTTATTCCAGGATGCTGGCATACATGGCCATGCATTCCTAACTGCTGGAAATCTTGCCAAGTTGTCCGAGGGTGAGTTCAGGAATTTCTCATTTTCCAAGTTTGGGCGCACATTTAGGAGCTCAGCTGGTGTTGGCATTATCTTACCCACTAAGCTTCTCCGTGTGGAG ATAAACTACTGTTATATACTGAAACAGTTTGAGCACGATCGTGGAAAGACCGGGATTCAGTTCAGTTTCTCGTCTCCAACTCCAATGTAG
- the LOC8057744 gene encoding uncharacterized protein LOC8057744, translating into MDHIITKRATESDRNNADGQPPPPPPLLDSPLPTPRRSCVSVEALRTRCRRDASPLRTQVPFSWESSPGVPKNSACGRDDMHKKAQAMMPPPPRPPPGRLLQPYLARNLYYGNTSEASSDDDDDDRSFSDALDRISSPERTGSFDRVTSKRFEDIFVGRTSSFAKDRTRTRHPGAEATDSSASGRHPRQPRRGSTRRGHDEDRDRRWTPRIVNDSVPMQLMQRIKMDADAEEMTPRACGLMVFFPWSAKPAVCGFRSPAAQHATTTTRARAEVPSPSHSRRVTTTLRDVIKEDSQADSSDMPPPPPRGEKKRGRDRDDLPSRRWGVSSLLDTSKKYCTDARKALSKLSIGLGADGGSPRISGENRSGKLHGGFSSTPATPPAKLTQLKANRN; encoded by the coding sequence ATGGATCATATCATCACCAAGCGCGCCACGGAGAGCGATCGCAACAATGCCGAcgggcagccgccgccgccgccaccgctgcTCGACTCGCCGCTGCCCACGCCTCGCCGGTCGTGCGTCTCTGTCGAGGCGCTACGCACGCGCTGCCGCCGCGACGCGTCGCCGCTGCGGACGCAGGTGCCGTTCTCCTGGGAGAGCTCCCCGGGCGTGCCCAAGAACAGCGCGTGCGGCAGGGACGACATGCACAAGAAGGCGCAGGCGatgatgccgccgccgccgaggccgcCGCCCGGGCGCCTGCTGCAGCCGTACCTCGCCAGGAACTTGTACTACGGCAACACCAGCGAGGCgagcagcgacgacgacgatgacgacagGTCCTTCTCCGACGCGCTCGACAGGATCTCCTCGCCCGAGCGGACCGGCTCGTTCGACCGCGTCACGTCGAAGCGCTTCGAGGACATCTTCGTCGGCCGCACCTCGAGCTTCGCCAAGGACCGGACGCGAACCCGACACCCTGGCGCGGAGGCCACCGACTCGTCGGCGTCGGGCAGGCATCCGAGACAGCCGCGTCGGGGCAGCACGCGCCGCGGTCACGACGAGGACCGTGACCGTCGGTGGACGCCTAGGATCGTCAACGACAGCGTCCCCATGCAGCTGATGCAGCGGATCAAAATGGACGCGGACGCCGAGGAGATGACCCCAAGAGCCTGTGGCCTCATGGTGTTCTTCCCTTGGAGCGCAAAGCCAGCGGTCTGTGGGTTCAGGAGCCCGGCGGCGCAGcacgcgacgacgacgactcgcGCCAGAGCCGAGGTGCCTTCACCTTCGCACAGTCGCAGGGTCACCACCACCCTGCGCGACGTCATCAAGGAAGATAGCCAAGCCGATAGCAGCgacatgccgccgccgccgccgcgtggaGAGAAGAAGAGGGGCCGCGACCGCGACGACTTGCCGAGCCGTCGATGGGGCGTGTCGTCGTTGCTTGACACGAGCAAGAAGTACTGCACTGACGCCCGGAAGGCTCTGAGCAAGCTCTCCATCGGACTAGGAGCGGACGGCGGCAGCCCCAGGATTAGCGGCGAGAACAGGAGCGGCAAGCTGCACGGTGGTTTCTCGTCAACGCCGGCGACGCCGCCCGCAAAGTTGACGCAGCTGAAGGCTAACAGAAACTGA
- the LOC8057743 gene encoding receptor-interacting serine/threonine-protein kinase 4 yields MAAAEAAASSAPAPERRLLEVEEDEVVIDFKPNAKCRADLRLRSLHPSLPVAFKVQTSSPLKFLVSPPRGAVPPLSTASLRVVLRPQAHPPPSFPRSRADRFLVLSSLSAARLDSAVGSDDDDVSAVRLRVFFGGPYLLRLAADAGDAAAVRLILRRQPHLLPFLDHLQAADAAEQWAPLHAAAARGDCGEVRRLGPDALAARDREGRTVLHAAAAAGEAEAVAVLVDMGADTSAVDARGRTPLDVAREKGYQEVVDVLERWELVMTAARRGDLGSLESLLSKRAAVCGRDQYGLTALHLAAIKGHCDAIALLAGSGCMDVECEDVEGHRPLHLAVEGGHAEAVEVLLDMGADVNARTRRGATPLQMAEAMGYEAVAQLLCARGAEVAAAPALCVASSSSSSISCA; encoded by the exons ATGGCCGCGGCGGAAGCAGCAGCCTCCTCCGCGCCAGCTCCCGAGCGTCGTCTCctggaggtggaggaggacgaggTGGTGATCGACTTCAAGCCCAACGCCAAGTGCCGCGCCGACCTCCGCCTCCGCTCGCTGCACCCGTCCCTCCCCGTCGCCTTCAAGGTGCAGACCTCCTCCCCGCTCAAGTTCCTCGTCAGCCCGCCGCGCGGCGCCGTGCCGCCGCTCTCCACGGCGTCGCTCCGCGTCGTGCTCCGCCCTCAGGCGCACCCGCCGCCGTCCTTCCCGCGCTCCCGCGCCGACCGCTTCCTCGTCCTCTCCTCGCTCTCCGCCGCGCGCCTCGACTCCGCCGTgggcagcgacgacgacgacgtcagCGCCGTCCGCCTCCGCGTCTTCTTCGGCGGGCCGTACCTGCTCCGcctcgccgccgacgccggGGACGCCGCGGCCGTGCGCCTCATCCTGCGCAGGCAGCCGCACCTGCTGCCGTTCCTGGACCACCTGCaggccgccgacgccgccgagcAGTGGGCGCCGCTGCATGCGGCGGCCGCCAGGGGGGACTGCGGGGAGGTGAGGCGGCTGGGGCCTGACGCGCTGGCCGCGCGTGACCGCGAAGGGAGGACGGTCCTGcacgcggcggccgcggccggcGAGGCCGAGGCGGTGGCCGTGCTGGTGGACATGGGCGCCGACACGTCGGCGGTCGACGCGCGCGGGAGGACTCCGCTGGACGTCGCGCGCGAGAAGGGATAC CAAGAAGTGGTGGACGTCCTGGAACGGTGGGAGCTGGTGATGACggcggcgaggcgaggcgaccTCGGGAGCCTCGAGTCCCTGCTCAGCAAGCGCGCGGCCGTCTGCGGGCGCGACCAGTACGGCCTCACGGCGCTCCACCTGGCGGCGATCAAGGGCCACTGCGACGCGATCGCGCTGCTCGCCGGGTCGGGCTGCATGGACGTCGAGTGCGAGGACGTGGAAGGGCACAGGCCGCTGCACCTCGCCGTCGAGGGCGGCCACGCCGAGGCCGTCGAGGTGCTGCTCGACATGGGCGCCGACGTCAACGCCAGGACAAGGCGCGGCGCCACGCCGCTCCAGATGGCGGAGGCCATGGGGTACGAGGCCGTCGCTCAGCTTCTGTGCGCTAGAGGCGCTGAGGTGGCTGCCGCACCGGCGTTGTGCGTCGCATCGTCGTCTTCGTCGTCCATATCGTGCGCCTGA